ACGCCATGAGCAAAGACAAAGCCAAGGTCCGGGCCACCCTGGACGCCGTCAAGGCGAGCGGCCGCAGCGCCCTCACCGCGCCCGAAGGCAAGCTCGTCTGCGATGCGTACGGCATCGCGGTGCCCAAGGAGGGCGTGGCGAAGGACGCTGCGGGTGCGCGTGAGCTCGCCGCCTCGATGGGCTTTCCGGTGGTGATGAAGATCGTCTCGCCCGACATCCTGCACAAGACCGAAGCCGGCGGCGTGCTGGTCGGCCTGAAGAGCGCCGACGAGGTCGCGCGCGGCTTCGACACGATCGTCGCCAACGCGAAGAAGTACAAGGCCGACGCGACCATCCTGGGCGTGCAGGTGCAGCAGATGCTGCAGGGCGGCCAGGAGGTGATCGTCGGCGCGGTCACCGACGGCAGCTTCGGCAAGCTGGTGGCCTTCGGCCTCGGCGGGGTGCTGGTGGAAGTGCTGAAGGACGTGACCTTCCGCCTCGCGCCTGCCACCGAGCAGGACGCCCTGTCGATGCTCGACGGCATCCAGGCGGCCGAGATGCTGAAGGGCGTTCGCGGCAGCGAGCCGGTCAACCGCGAGGCGCTGGCCAGGCTCATCGTCGGCGTGAGCGAGCTGGTGACCGACTTTCCCGAGATCACCGAGCTCGACCTCAATCCGGTGTTCGCGAGCAAGAACGGCGCGATCGCCGCCGACGTGCGCATCGTCGTCGACTTCGAGCCCAAGACGGCGCGTCACCGTCCGGCCGAGAAGGACATCCTCGCGTCGATGACCCGCATCATGAGCCCGAAGTCGCTGGCGGTCATCGGTGCCTCGTCCGAGACCGGCAAGATCGGCAACTCGGTGATGAAGAACCTCATCAACGGCGGCTACAAGGGGCAGATCTATCCGATCCATCCGAGCGCCGAGGAGATCCTCGGCTACAAGGCCTACAAGAGCGTGAAGGACGTGCCGGACGAGATCGACACCGCGGTGTTCGCCATCCCCGCGAAGTTCGTCGCGGCCGCGCTCACCGAATGCGGCGAGAAGAACATCGCCGGCGCGGTGCTCATACCTTCGGGCTTCGCCGAGACTGGCCAGCACGAGATGCAGGAGCAGCTCGTGGCCATCGGGCGCAAGTACAACATCCGCATGATGGGGCCCAACATCTACGGCTTCTACTACACGCCGGCCAACCTGTGCGCGACCTTCTGCACGGCATACGACGTGAAGGGCTCGACCGCGCTGTCCTCGCAGTCCGGCGGCATCGGGATGGCCATCATCGGCTACAGCCGCTCGGCCAAGATGGGCGTGTCGGCCATCGTGGGCCTGGGCAACAAGTCGGACATCGACGAGGACGACCTGCTCATCTTCTTCGAACAGGACCCGAACACCCAGGTCATCGCGCAGCACTGCGAGGACCTCAAGGATGGACGTGCCTTCGCCGAGGTGGCGCGGCGCGTGTCGAAGAAGAAGCCGGTGATCATGCTGAAGGCGGGTCGCACGGCTGCCGGCGCCCGCGCCGCCAGCTCGCACACCGGCGCGCTGGCCGGCAACGACAAGATCTACGACGACGTGCTGCGGCAATCGGGCGTGATCCGCGCGAAGACGCTGCGCGACCTGCTCGACTTCTCGCGCGGCGTGCCGGTGCTGCCCACGCCCAAGGGCGAGAACGTGGTCATCATCACCGGCGCCGGCGGTTCTGGCGTGCTGCTGTCCGATGCCTGCATCGACAACAAGCTCACGCTGATGAAGATGCCCGATGACCTCGACAAGGCGTTCCGCAAGTTCATCCCGCCGTTCGGCGCGGCCGGCAACCCGGTGGACATCACCGGAGGCGAGCCGCCGCAGACCTACAAGAACACGGTGCTGCTGGGCCTGCAGGAAGAGCGCATCCATGCGCTGATCCTCGGCTACTGGCACACCATCATCACGCCCCCCATGACGTTCGCGAAGCTGGTGGTCGATGCCCGCGACGAGATGCGCGCCAAGGGGATCGAGAAGCCCATCGTCGCGTCGCTCGCCGGCGACGTGCAGGTGGAGGAGGCCGCGGAGTACCTGTACCAGCACGGCATCCCCGCGTATGCGTACTCGACGGAGATCCCGGTGGCGGTGCTGGGGGCGAAATACCAATGGGCACGAGGGGCGGGCCTGCTGTGAGGCCAGCGGGTCTCACTGCCCTGGGACCATGAGCCATCCCGTCATTCCCATCGTCGCGGCGCAACCGCCCACCCGGCAGCGCAAGCGCGCGGCGCCGCGCGGCCGCCGCGTCGATCCGGCGGTGCTTGCGCAGGTGCAGGCGCTGCTCGGCAGCGCATCGCGACGGCGCGACCTGCTGATCGAGCACCTGCACCGCATCCAGGACCACCTCGGGCACCTGCCGGCCTCGCACCTGGCGGCGCTGGCGCAGGAGATGGGACTGGCGCAGACCGAGGTGTTCGAGGTCGCGAGCTTCTACCACCACTTCGACATCGTGAAGGAAGGCGAGGCCGCGCCCGCCGCGCTGACGGTGCGCGTCTGCGACGGCCTCTCGTGCGAGATCGCCGGCGCGCGCGAGCTGCTCGACAGGCTGCCGGCGCTGCTGGGTCGGGACGTGCGCGTTCTGGCCGCGCCGTGCATCGGCCGCTGCGAGCAGGCGCCGGCGGCCGTGGTGGGACAGAACCCGATCCGCCACGCGAGCTGCGATGCCATCGTGACGGCCGTGCACTCGAAGGCCACGCGTCACGAGCCCGAGCCGTTCATCACGCTGGAGGAATACCGCGCGCACGGCGGCTACGAGCTGCTGCGGGCCTGCCTGTTGGACGAGCGCGACGCCGAGTCGGTGATCAAGACACTCGAGGACTCCGGCCTGCGCGGCCTGGGCGGCGCGGGCTTTCCCGCCGGGCGCAAGTGGCGCATCGTGCGCGGCGAGCCGGCGCCGCGCCTGATGGCCGTCAACATCGACGAGGGCGAGCCCGGCACGTTCAAGGACCGCGTGCTGCTGGAGCGCGACCCGCATCGCTTTCTCGAGGGGATGCTGATTGCCGCGTGGGCGGTCGGCATCGACCGCATCTACGTCTACCTGCGCGACGAATACCACGGCTGCCGCGAGATGCTGGCCGCCGAGATCGGCCGGCTCCACGAGGTGGCGCCGCGCCCGCTGCCGCAGGTGTTCCTGCGCCGAGGCGCGGGTGCCTACATCTGCGGCGAAGAGTCCGCGATGATCGAATCGATCGAAGGCAAGCGCGGCATGCCGCGCCTGCGCCCGCCCTACGTCGCGCAGGTGGGCCTGTTCGGCCGGCCCACGCTGGAGCACAACTTCGAGACGCTGTTCTGGGTGCGCGAGCTGGTGGAAAAAGGCGGCGCCTGGTTCGCCTCGCACGGCCGTCACGGGCGCAAGGGCCTGCGATCGTTCTCGGTGTCGGGCCGCGTCAAGCAGCCCGGCGTGAAGCTCGCGCCGGCCGGCATCACGATCCAGGAGCTCATCGACGAGCACTGCGGCGGCATGCTGGACGGCCACTGCTTCTACGCCTACCTGCCGGGCGGCGCGTCGGGCGGCATCCTGCCCGCAACGATGAACCGCATCCCGCTCGACTTCGACACCTTGCAGCCGTACGGCTGCTTCATCGGCTCGGCCGCGGTGATCGTGCTGTCCGACCAGGACAGCGCGGTCGGCGCGGCACGCAACCTGATGCGCTTCTTCGAGCACGAGTCGTGCGGCCAATGCACGCCGTGCCGCAGCGGCACCGCCAAGGCGTCGGCCCTGATCGCACGGCCCGAGTGGGACCTCGACCTGCTGCAGGACCTGTCCACCGTCATGCGCGACGCCTCGATCTGCGGGCTGGGGCAGGCCGCA
The Piscinibacter sp. XHJ-5 DNA segment above includes these coding regions:
- a CDS encoding acetate--CoA ligase family protein, which produces MSKDKAKVRATLDAVKASGRSALTAPEGKLVCDAYGIAVPKEGVAKDAAGARELAASMGFPVVMKIVSPDILHKTEAGGVLVGLKSADEVARGFDTIVANAKKYKADATILGVQVQQMLQGGQEVIVGAVTDGSFGKLVAFGLGGVLVEVLKDVTFRLAPATEQDALSMLDGIQAAEMLKGVRGSEPVNREALARLIVGVSELVTDFPEITELDLNPVFASKNGAIAADVRIVVDFEPKTARHRPAEKDILASMTRIMSPKSLAVIGASSETGKIGNSVMKNLINGGYKGQIYPIHPSAEEILGYKAYKSVKDVPDEIDTAVFAIPAKFVAAALTECGEKNIAGAVLIPSGFAETGQHEMQEQLVAIGRKYNIRMMGPNIYGFYYTPANLCATFCTAYDVKGSTALSSQSGGIGMAIIGYSRSAKMGVSAIVGLGNKSDIDEDDLLIFFEQDPNTQVIAQHCEDLKDGRAFAEVARRVSKKKPVIMLKAGRTAAGARAASSHTGALAGNDKIYDDVLRQSGVIRAKTLRDLLDFSRGVPVLPTPKGENVVIITGAGGSGVLLSDACIDNKLTLMKMPDDLDKAFRKFIPPFGAAGNPVDITGGEPPQTYKNTVLLGLQEERIHALILGYWHTIITPPMTFAKLVVDARDEMRAKGIEKPIVASLAGDVQVEEAAEYLYQHGIPAYAYSTEIPVAVLGAKYQWARGAGLL
- a CDS encoding NADH-ubiquinone oxidoreductase-F iron-sulfur binding region domain-containing protein, with the translated sequence MSHPVIPIVAAQPPTRQRKRAAPRGRRVDPAVLAQVQALLGSASRRRDLLIEHLHRIQDHLGHLPASHLAALAQEMGLAQTEVFEVASFYHHFDIVKEGEAAPAALTVRVCDGLSCEIAGARELLDRLPALLGRDVRVLAAPCIGRCEQAPAAVVGQNPIRHASCDAIVTAVHSKATRHEPEPFITLEEYRAHGGYELLRACLLDERDAESVIKTLEDSGLRGLGGAGFPAGRKWRIVRGEPAPRLMAVNIDEGEPGTFKDRVLLERDPHRFLEGMLIAAWAVGIDRIYVYLRDEYHGCREMLAAEIGRLHEVAPRPLPQVFLRRGAGAYICGEESAMIESIEGKRGMPRLRPPYVAQVGLFGRPTLEHNFETLFWVRELVEKGGAWFASHGRHGRKGLRSFSVSGRVKQPGVKLAPAGITIQELIDEHCGGMLDGHCFYAYLPGGASGGILPATMNRIPLDFDTLQPYGCFIGSAAVIVLSDQDSAVGAARNLMRFFEHESCGQCTPCRSGTAKASALIARPEWDLDLLQDLSTVMRDASICGLGQAAPNPVDCVIRYFPHELSPP